The Coffea eugenioides isolate CCC68of chromosome 8, Ceug_1.0, whole genome shotgun sequence genome has a segment encoding these proteins:
- the LOC113780002 gene encoding uncharacterized protein LOC113780002, giving the protein MSQLASSMSNLENGKGKLPSQVIPNPKENASTMLLRSGKKVQFSKSEAAGVKDDQVSGELEKEKVSTPPDVPKTFDINSPFPGRLAKAKKEDSVKEILDTFRKVKINIPLLDAIRQLPKYAKFLKGLCTNRNKLNVQDKIKVGENVLAVLQRKLPQKCKDPDMTLNLEPLKETRVVIQLTDRSNVYSEGVVEDVLVKVNEFIFPTDFYIVDMNDDTSVNSAVLLLDRSFMSTARIKIDVHEDHFEQNLMADKLKFMLQQSKMNEEVESVDDEDTVEVIMSLHSLPAFPDRHQS; this is encoded by the exons ATGTCACAACTAGCGTCTTCAATGAGTAACCTTGAAAATGGTAAAGGAAAGTTACCATCTCAAGTAATTCCCAATCCAAAGGAGAACGCAAGTACAATGCTTCTACGAAGTGGCAAGAAGGTGCAGTTCTCAAAATCAGAAGCAGCAGGAGTGAAGGATGACCAAGTATCCGGGGAGCTTGAGAAGGAAAAAGTAAGCACCCCGCCAGATGTTCCTAAAACCTTTGACATTAACTCTCCGTTTCCTGGCAGGTTGGCTAAAGCCAAAAAAGAGGACTCAGTGAAGGAGATCTTGGACACCTTTAGGAAAGTGAAAATCAACATCCCTTTGCTTGATGCGATTCGGCAATTACCAAAATATGCAAAGTTTCTGAAGGGGCTGTGCACTAACCGAAACAAGTTGAATGTTCAAGACAAAATAAAGGTCGGTGAAAATGTATTAGCAGTCCTTCAAAGAAAGTTACCGCAAAAATGCAAAGATCCAGATAT GACCTTAAATTTAGAACCTCTAAAAGAGACAAGGGTAGTAATTCAACTAACTGATAGGTCAAATGTTTATTCTGAGGGTGTAGTTGAAGACGTCTTAGTAAAAGTTAATGAGTTTATCTTTCCAACTGACTTCTATATTGTTGACATGAATGATGATACCTCAGTTAATTCAGCTGTACTTCTTCTGGATAGATCATTCATGAGTACTGCTAGAATAAAGATAGATGTACATGAAG ATCATTTTGAGCAGAATCTTATGGCGGACAAGCTGAAATTTATGTTACAACAGAGCAAGATGAATGAAGAGGTGGAAAGCGTGGATGATGAGGATACTGTAGAAGTAATTATGTCACTACATTCACTTCCTGCATTTCCTGACAG GCACCAGAGTTGA
- the LOC113780003 gene encoding probable carboxylesterase 120: MNAGSKADTKRQSKFPSLMADPIAAISFADPHADPYGHMGLVRNPDGSVTRQFEHPKTPVSSYDGSPILLVKDVPINQSKNTGVRIFLPKEALESFPGRKLPLLIYFHSGGFVILSVATTGFDDFHRALATEVPFVVVSIEHRLAPEHRLPAAYEDCLEALHWIKNSQDEWLEKYADLSNSFLMGSSSGGNIAYHVGLSASSCVDDLKPLNIKGLILHQAFFGGNKRTESELRALNDTFIPPCVTDVLWELSLPVGADRDHEFSNPVLSIKPGQFDQIKALGWKILMAGYENDALFDRQFEIAKMLEGEGVPVVTNFVEGGYHGIDMFESTKTKVLCEVVKEFIISFVTTA, from the coding sequence ATGAACGCTGGCTCCAAAGCTGACACCAAAAGGCAGTCAAAATTCCCATCTCTTATGGCTGATCCAATTGCAGCAATTTCATTCGCTGATCCTCATGCTGATCCCTATGGCCATATGGGCTTAGTCCGGAACCCCGACGGCTCAGTGACGCGTCAATTTGAACATCCAAAAACACCCGTCTCCTCCTATGATGGCAGCCCTATCCTTCTTGTCAAAGATGTCCCCATTAACCAATCCAAGAACACTGGCGTCCGTATATTCCTACCGAAAGAAGCACTTGAATCCTTCCCAGGCAGGAAACTTCCGCTCCTGATTTACTTTCACAGTGGAGGATTCGTGATTTTAAGCGTGGCCACGACcggttttgatgattttcatAGAGCTTTAGCTACTGAGGTCCCGTTTGTAGTCGTATCAATCGAGCATCGTCTTGCTCCCGAGCACAGGCTGCCGGCAGCCTACGAAGATTGCTTGGAAGCTTTGCACTGGATCAAGAATTCACAAGACGAATGGTTGGAAAAGTATGCAGATTTATCAAACAGTTTCCTCATGGGCAGCAGTTCAGGGGGAAACATTGCCTATCATGTTGGTTTGAGTGCATCTTCATGCGTTGATGATCTTAAGCCTTTGAATATTAAAGGGTTGATTTTGCACCAAGCATTTTTTGGTGGCAACAAGAGGACAGAATCGGAGTTGAGGGCTCTGAATGACACATTTATACCGCCCTGTGTTACTGATGTCTTGTGGGAACTTTCATTGCCCGTAGGTGCTGACCGAGATCATGAATTTTCTAATCCAGTTTTGAGCATCAAACCTGGACAATTCGATCAGATTAAAGCTTTAGGATGGAAGATTTTAATGGCAGGATATGAAAATGATGCATTGTTTGATCGCCAATTTGAGATTGCCAAAATGTTAGAAGGCGAGGGTGTTCCCGTGGTGACTAATTTTGTTGAAGGAGGTTATCATGGAATTGACATGTTTGAGTCTACCAAAACTAAAGTCCTTTGTGAGGTTGTGAAGGAGTTTATAATCTCCTTTGTGACAACAGCTTAG